The following coding sequences are from one Shewanella putrefaciens window:
- a CDS encoding DEAD/DEAH box helicase: protein MRFESFSFSPEILRAISDCGYQQMTPIQQQAIPAIRRGQDVLASAQTGTGKTAAFALPILQKMVEKPSETLKSNTRVLILTPTRELAAQVADNVTAYCKYLNFSVLTIYGGVKIETQAQKLKRGADVIVATPGRLLEHLTACNVSLSNVDFLVLDEADRMLDMGFSADIQKILQAVNKKRQNLLFSATFSSAVKKLANDMMVKPQVISVDKQNTTADTVSQVVYPVEQRRKRELLSELIGKKNWQQVLVFTATREAADTLVKELNLDGIPSEVVHGEKGQGSRRRALREFVAGDVRVLVATEVAARGLDIPSLEYVVNYDLPFLAEDYVHRIGRTGRAGKTGVAISFVSREEERTLADIEKLIGQKIRRVTVPGYEVGSRELLLKQLQTRRSFAKKQQRTDNAGAQVIAEKSMQGRRVKVKVGQAPSKAKKLK from the coding sequence ATGAGATTTGAATCTTTTAGTTTTTCCCCCGAGATTTTGCGCGCTATCTCAGATTGCGGTTATCAACAAATGACGCCTATTCAGCAACAAGCGATACCCGCTATTCGCCGCGGCCAAGATGTGCTCGCCAGCGCCCAAACGGGTACAGGTAAAACTGCCGCCTTTGCCCTGCCCATTCTGCAAAAGATGGTTGAAAAACCAAGCGAAACTTTAAAGTCGAATACAAGAGTATTAATTCTTACTCCAACCCGCGAGCTTGCGGCTCAAGTGGCTGACAACGTCACGGCTTACTGTAAATATTTAAATTTTAGCGTATTAACCATTTATGGCGGCGTAAAGATTGAGACTCAAGCGCAAAAGCTCAAACGCGGTGCCGATGTTATAGTCGCGACCCCAGGTCGTTTACTCGAACACTTAACCGCCTGTAATGTAAGTTTATCAAACGTCGATTTTTTAGTGCTCGATGAAGCCGATCGAATGCTCGATATGGGTTTTAGTGCCGACATCCAAAAAATTCTGCAAGCGGTAAATAAAAAGCGTCAAAACTTACTGTTTTCAGCGACCTTCTCCAGCGCAGTCAAAAAACTCGCCAACGATATGATGGTCAAACCGCAGGTGATCAGCGTCGACAAGCAAAACACGACAGCAGATACCGTAAGCCAAGTGGTTTACCCTGTGGAACAACGCCGTAAACGTGAATTACTATCAGAACTTATTGGCAAGAAAAACTGGCAACAGGTATTGGTATTTACCGCGACCCGTGAAGCCGCTGATACTTTAGTTAAAGAGTTAAATTTAGACGGTATCCCATCAGAAGTGGTCCACGGAGAAAAAGGCCAAGGTAGTCGCCGCCGCGCCCTACGCGAATTTGTGGCGGGTGATGTGCGCGTACTGGTTGCCACTGAAGTAGCCGCCCGCGGCTTAGATATCCCAAGCCTTGAATACGTGGTTAACTACGATTTACCTTTCCTCGCCGAAGATTATGTTCACCGTATCGGTCGTACTGGCCGTGCAGGTAAAACAGGGGTCGCCATCTCATTTGTTAGCCGCGAAGAAGAACGTACCTTAGCCGATATCGAAAAATTGATCGGTCAAAAAATTCGCCGCGTCACAGTTCCAGGCTATGAAGTGGGTAGCCGCGAATTGCTATTAAAACAACTGCAAACCCGTCGCAGTTTTGCTAAAAAACAACAAAGAACCGACAATGCTGGCGCCCAAGTTATTGCAGAAAAAAGCATGCAAGGTCGCCGCGTAAAAGTGAAGGTTGGCCAAGCACCAAGTAAAGCCAAAAAACTTAAATAA